The DNA window ATAGGAAAGCCTTTGGTCAACAAATGTCTTCTTTATCACCATCTAAAAGGGATGAAAGGCTTAAAACACCAGTAGATACCCCAAAAATGAGATTTTCTGAGGTTTCCAGACCTGATAATGAATCAAAAGTTGAAAATTCAGCTATACTCTCTGATAACCATGACAATTCCTGGAAGGAACCTAATGGAATTGGAGAAGAGAAACTATTGGATTCTAGTGTACATCGCTGTCATTCCTCACTATCTCAGCATTCAGAATTTTCAGGTAGGACTTCTCCGGTTGAGACTTCAGCTAAGGCGATACGTGCATGCCATTCACAGCCTTTGTCAATGATGGAGGTAACTTACCATTTTGGTTAATTGCTGGTCATTACATCATAGCAAAGCATTACAGTCATTTATTGTTTTTGGAAAAGTGATAGGCAATAACTTATGTAGTTTACCTTTATTTGGGTTTTGGGATAAATGAGCACAAATGTATTCATGCTTAAGATGACGAAGTTAAAACATCATCATCCCTTATTGATTGCCTCCACAAGAAAATGAAGTTAAATTTATGGGagaataatctctgatatggtaGGTTAAATAACTTGACGATGCTATGTGGTTGTAACTTTTGCATGGTTTACTGCAGTATGCTCAGAATGCACCGAATATAATCAGTCTGGCTGAGCATCTTGGCACACGCATTTCCGATCATGTTCTTGAGACACCAAACAAGCTTTCTGAGGATATGATCAAGTGCATGTCTGCTATATACTGCAAGCTTACAGACCCACCTTTGGTCCGAAACAGCTTTTCATCTCCCAATTCACCCATGTTTTCAGCCAATGCCTTTTCCCCACAGGATCACCACGAGATGTGGAGTCCAGGGTTCAGAAATAATTCATCATTTGATGTACGGTTAGATAACCCTTTCCATGTGGAAGGGCTTAAAGAGTATAGTGGACCATGTAGTACAATGGTTGAAGTGCCATGGATTTTTAGAGATAGTCAGAAACTGGGTGATGTGGAACACCTGCTACAAAATTTCAGGTGTGTCTGTCTGACATGCAATTGTCACAAGTAAACCTGTTTCTAATGATTTAAGGATCATCTAAGCAAAATTATATCTTTCCTCTTCTTTTAGCTTTTCATGTTTTCCtcaaattttttatgttatagGTCTCTCGTTTGTCAACTGGAAGAAGTCAATCCTAAGAAGTTGAAACACGAAGAGAAGCTAGCATTCTGGATAAACATACATAATTCATTAGTGATGCACGTAAGTGTTCTTATCTATGAAAAGAATATGCTGTTTTAGTGTTGGCCTCCGATTTTAATGCGATAGATTGTATTCAGTCTTCATTTCTTTTCCATAACAGGCTTTTCTGGCTTATGGTATTCCACAAAACAATGTGAAGAGATTTCTTCTACTGTTGAGGGTAAGAATAACCCATCTTTTTGTTGCCCCTCTTACCTGGAAACTTGATTGGTATGCCATTATCTTATGCTCTTCTACCATACAGGCTGCATATAACATTGGAGGTCACACCATCAGTGCAGATACAATACAGAATTCCATTCTTGGATGTCGCATGTCTCGTCCGGGGCAGGTAGATCTCAATCCTCACCTTTCCTGTCATCAGTTTTGATTCTTTAGTTACTTAAGATTGCTAAAGATTCTTAGTGTGGAACTTGTTTATGATATCCATGAATGGCATTTCCACTTGGCATTTTCTTTTGTCAATTGTGCTTGATTCAACTCATGTTTTAAGGTGGTTGTTGATAACACTCTCCTTCGTGTAGTGGCTTCGATTATTACTTCCATCAAGGGCTAAATTTAAACCTGGAGACGAGAGGCAGGCATATGCAATTGAACATCCAGTACCTCTTTTACACTTTGCGCTCTGTTCAGGAAACCATTCGGATCCCTCGGTACTACATCATCTTTGATCTGTTTATTCCTTACTATTAGCACCAATGATAGGATATTTAAGAACCAGTtgaaagatttaaattttatacttatatttattcttttctttAGATCCGTGCCTACACACCGAAGAGAGTATTTCAAGAACTGGAAACGGCAAAAGAAGAGTACATTCGGGCTACATTTAGTGTCCACAAAGACAAGAAAATTCTATTACCAAAGATTGTGGAGTCATTTGCAAAGGATTCAAATTTG is part of the Gossypium hirsutum isolate 1008001.06 chromosome D11, Gossypium_hirsutum_v2.1, whole genome shotgun sequence genome and encodes:
- the LOC107913112 gene encoding uncharacterized protein isoform X2, coding for MMGFQGSGESKMLGLIVTSSRHKRSKSFPGKKRVEEDGFGSSVEASNRTKLDTGHLKDSVKTKKKQSPTSSAGVQSSLKQEILELEERLQDQFEVRRALETVLGYRTSSNYDTSEAPVSRSKPTTELVKEIAVLELEVVYLEQYLLSLYRKAFGQQMSSLSPSKRDERLKTPVDTPKMRFSEVSRPDNESKVENSAILSDNHDNSWKEPNGIGEEKLLDSSVHRCHSSLSQHSEFSGRTSPVETSAKAIRACHSQPLSMMEYAQNAPNIISLAEHLGTRISDHVLETPNKLSEDMIKCMSAIYCKLTDPPLVRNSFSSPNSPMFSANAFSPQDHHEMWSPGFRNNSSFDVRLDNPFHVEGLKEYSGPCSTMVEVPWIFRDSQKLGDVEHLLQNFRSLVCQLEEVNPKKLKHEEKLAFWINIHNSLVMHAFLAYGIPQNNVKRFLLLLRAAYNIGGHTISADTIQNSILGCRMSRPGQWLRLLLPSRAKFKPGDERQAYAIEHPVPLLHFALCSGNHSDPSIRAYTPKRVFQELETAKEEYIRATFSVHKDKKILLPKIVESFAKDSNLCTTGVIEMVRQSLPESLHRSIRKCEQGKSHKGIEWIPHNFTFRYLISKELVR
- the LOC107913112 gene encoding uncharacterized protein isoform X1, which translates into the protein MRGLRLRVAMTLFKSCLLQIVSIDSWRLMLSRGSFPGKKRVEEDGFGSSVEASNRTKLDTGHLKDSVKTKKKQSPTSSAGVQSSLKQEILELEERLQDQFEVRRALETVLGYRTSSNYDTSEAPVSRSKPTTELVKEIAVLELEVVYLEQYLLSLYRKAFGQQMSSLSPSKRDERLKTPVDTPKMRFSEVSRPDNESKVENSAILSDNHDNSWKEPNGIGEEKLLDSSVHRCHSSLSQHSEFSGRTSPVETSAKAIRACHSQPLSMMEYAQNAPNIISLAEHLGTRISDHVLETPNKLSEDMIKCMSAIYCKLTDPPLVRNSFSSPNSPMFSANAFSPQDHHEMWSPGFRNNSSFDVRLDNPFHVEGLKEYSGPCSTMVEVPWIFRDSQKLGDVEHLLQNFRSLVCQLEEVNPKKLKHEEKLAFWINIHNSLVMHAFLAYGIPQNNVKRFLLLLRAAYNIGGHTISADTIQNSILGCRMSRPGQWLRLLLPSRAKFKPGDERQAYAIEHPVPLLHFALCSGNHSDPSIRAYTPKRVFQELETAKEEYIRATFSVHKDKKILLPKIVESFAKDSNLCTTGVIEMVRQSLPESLHRSIRKCEQGKSHKGIEWIPHNFTFRYLISKELVR